Sequence from the Verrucomicrobiia bacterium genome:
GCGCGCTTCGGCGGGTCCGACTGCCTGGCGCAACCGCGCTGTCAGATGCGGGTGTTCTCGCAGCGAGTTGAACTTGTCAGTCAAAAGCTGGTCCAGATCCGGCTCAACCCTCTGTGGCACGCGAATCACATTGGTGTTGGCCGCAATGTCACCCAGGCGCTGGCACTTGCGATTGAACCAGCACGCGATACCCCCAACCAGGTAAAGCGCGGGGAGAATATCCACGAACCGCAACAAGTTTCGCGTAACCACCTGGTCGAACTGCAATCTCAACCCTTCCGCATCCACCACGCGCAACCGCAGAACCCGCTTTCCAATCGTCTGCCCGCGCCACAGCCATTCCAGAACAATCCCGTAACCAACGCTCAGCACGAAATACGCGACGGTCAGAACCGCACCCGCGAGCCCGGCGTCGAAGAGCTGCAGCCCGTTTCCGGCGATTCCCACGATCATCATCAGCACGCCGATCGCCGCCGCATCTATGCTCCACGCGAGAAAGCGAATCACAGGGCTCGCCAAAGGCTGGGCAAAGACAATGCCCTCGGGCGTCCGAATTTTCAGTTCCGAGTTCACGGTTCGTTCGCAGACGCCCTGGAATTCTTCGCCTGCCTCCTGCCGGCAAATCCCAGATACGCACACAGGAGAATAAACTCAACGGTCCCGAACGCAATTTTCGCCGAGTAGGGAATGACGGGCTCATGATATTGCGACAGAAATGCCTCGATGAAGCCGGCCCAGATCAACATCAGGCCGACACCAAAGATCAGGGTCACGATGTCCTTCGAAGCCGCGCGCAGCCGCGTGCCCAATGGAAGCCGGTTTCCCCAACCGATCAGGGCGAGCGCCAGGATGAATCCAGCCTGCCCCGCAATCAGGATTGCTGGAATTTCAATCACGCCGTGCGGCATCAGCCAGCCCATGAGAAACCGGGTCTGCCCGTCGACCACGTAATCCACAACGATGGCTCCGAGAATCACGCCGTTGTAGAACAGGATAATGATGGTTCCAACGCCCCAGGTCATTCCCATTCCCAGCGTGAAGATTGACACCTTCGTGTTGTGGGTCATGAGCATTGCGGAAAACGAACTCTTGTATCCGCTCAAATGATCCCCAGCGTTGCTTTCCTCCTCCTTCACACGTTCGCTGGGTCGCATCTGATCGTGGCCGAAGGGCATGATCACATGGCGCGAGGGCGGATCGAGCAGCGTGGCAAAGCCGCCGAGCGCCGAGCCTGCCAGCGTGATGGCGGCGGCCAGATAAAACGCGCGAACATGCCGCCGAAAAGTTTGCGGCAGGGTATGAAGGAACCACTGAACCGGACGAAAACGCCTCCGCTTCTCGCGCGTCTCATGCACTTCGCCATAAGCCCGCGCCACAAGGCTTTCCAGGTAACGCCGCGTTTCAGGTTCCGATGA
This genomic interval carries:
- a CDS encoding RDD family protein, with protein sequence MNSELKIRTPEGIVFAQPLASPVIRFLAWSIDAAAIGVLMMIVGIAGNGLQLFDAGLAGAVLTVAYFVLSVGYGIVLEWLWRGQTIGKRVLRLRVVDAEGLRLQFDQVVTRNLLRFVDILPALYLVGGIACWFNRKCQRLGDIAANTNVIRVPQRVEPDLDQLLTDKFNSLREHPHLTARLRQAVGPAEARIAMQALLRRDDFEGTARVELFSELAAHFRAKVEFPPECTDGVPDEQYIRNVVDILFRTSRSERKDARGRTPV
- a CDS encoding stage II sporulation protein M — translated: MIIDLPRFIASARPAWTELEVTLNRLEAEPNLRLGLQELRRFHELYERAAADLARLNTFSSEPETRRYLESLVARAYGEVHETREKRRRFRPVQWFLHTLPQTFRRHVRAFYLAAAITLAGSALGGFATLLDPPSRHVIMPFGHDQMRPSERVKEEESNAGDHLSGYKSSFSAMLMTHNTKVSIFTLGMGMTWGVGTIIILFYNGVILGAIVVDYVVDGQTRFLMGWLMPHGVIEIPAILIAGQAGFILALALIGWGNRLPLGTRLRAASKDIVTLIFGVGLMLIWAGFIEAFLSQYHEPVIPYSAKIAFGTVEFILLCAYLGFAGRRQAKNSRASANEP